The Sylvia atricapilla isolate bSylAtr1 chromosome 3, bSylAtr1.pri, whole genome shotgun sequence genome has a window encoding:
- the LOC136359046 gene encoding dermatan-sulfate epimerase isoform X2: MYETSYRRGWGFQYLHNHQPTNCVALLAGSLVLMNQGYLQEAYLWTKQVLAIMEKAVVLLQEVTDGSLYEGVAYGSYTTRSLFQYMFLVQRHFDINHFSHPWLKQHFAFMYRTVLPGFQRTVAIADSNYNWFYGPESQLVFLDKFVMRNGSGNWLAEQIRSHRVVEGPGTPSKGQRWCTLHTEFLWYDASLRSVPPPDYGVPKLHYFEDWGVVTYGSALPAEINRPFLSFKSGKLGGRAIYDIVHKNKYKEWIKGWKNFNAGHEHPDQNSFTFAPNGVPFITEALYGPKYTFLNNVLMFSPSVSKSCFSPWEGQITEDCSSKWLKYKQDLAGDCQGRVVAATERSGVVFIRGEGVGAYNPKLKLRKLQRNLILLHPQLLLLVDQIHLEDDSPLEAATSFFHNTDVPFEETVVDDVHGAFIRHRDGIYKMYWMDDTGHSEKATIASRMYPRGYPYNGTNYVNVTTLLRHPITRAIYLFIGPSVDVQSFTVRGDSPQLDVFVTTAEHAYAVYLWPVEDGSRSAFAQVIADRQKIVFDQASAIRSSTVPEVKDYMGIVERNLQHFKPVFQQLEKEILSRVRNTASFRKTAERLLRFSDKRQTEEAIDRIFAISQRQQQQQRGRAKKNRKVAKGYKFVDAVPDIFAQIEVNERKVRQKAQTQAQKELPVDEDEEMKDLLDFADITYVKHKTGGSVKGRSGLAQMVATARSAPSISASYTRLFLILNIAIFFVMLAMQLTYFQMAKRLHGQRCLYAILLVDSCILLWLYSSCSQSQC, encoded by the exons GGAAGCCTGGTTCTGATGAATCAAG gctaCCTTCAGGAAGCTTACTTGTGGACCAAGCAGGTGTTGGCAATCATGGAGAAGGCAGtagtcctgctgcaggaggtcACAGATGGCTCCCTCTATGAAGGGGTGGCCTATGGCAGCTACACAACCAGATCACTGTTTCAGTACATGTTCCTTGTCCAAAGGCATTTTGACATCAATCACTTCAGCCACCCCTGGCTCAAGCAGCACTTTGCATTTATGTACAGGACTGTCCTGCCAG GGTTCCAGAGAACGGTGGCCATTGCAGATTCCAACTACAACTGGTTCTACGGGCCGGAGAGTCAGCTGGTGTTTCTCGACAAGTTTGTCATGCGCAACGGCAGCGGCAactggctggcagagcagatCAGGAGCCACCGAGTGGTGGAGGGCCCGGGCACGCCATCCAAAGGGCAGAGGTGGTGCACTCTCCACACTGAATTCCTCTG GTATGATGCAAGTTTGCGCTCTGTACCCCCACCAGACTATGGAGTTCCTAAGCTGCATTATTTTGAGGACTGGGGAGTGGTAACTTACGGAAGTGCTCTGCCAGCTGAAATCAACAggcctttcctttccttcaagTCAGGAAAGCTGGGAGGACGTGCAATATATGATATTGTTCATAAGAACAAGTACAAAGAGTGGATCAAGGGGTGGAAGAACTTTAATGCTGGCCATGAACACCCAGACCAGAACTCCTTTACTTTTGCTCCCAATGGCGTACCTTTCATAACAGAGGCTCTGTATGGGccaaaatacacttttttaaataatgtgttGATGTTTTCCCCTTCTGTGTCTAAGAGCTGCTTCTCCCCATGGGAAGGGCAGATTACAGAAGACTGTTCCTCAAAGTGGCTTAAATATAAACAAGACTTGGCTGGCGACTGTCAGGGACGGGTGGTTGCCGCCACAGAGAGAAGCGGGGTAGTTTTTATCAGGGGAGAAGGAGTGGGTGCGTACAATCCTAAACTGAAGCTGAGAAAATTGCAAAGAAACCTTATACTTCTGCATCCCCAGCTTCTCTTGCTAGTGGACCAAATCCACCTAGAAGATGACAGCCCTCTGGAGGCAGCGACAAGTTTCTTCCACAATACAGATGTGCCTTTTGAAGAAACAGTTGTTGATGATGTTCATGGGGCCTTTATTAGGCACCGTGATGGGATATATAAGATGTACTGGATGGATGACACTGGCCACAGTGAGAAAGCCACCATTGCCTCCAGGATGTATCCCCGGGGCTACCCCTACAATGGAACAAACTACGTGAATGTAACGACCCTGCTGCGGCACCCCATCACAAGGGCCATTTACCTTTTCATTGGGCCCTCTGTGGACGTGCAGAGCTTCACCGTGCGTGGAGATTCCCCGCAGCTGGATGTTTTTGTGACCACTGCTGAGCACGCCTACGCCGTGTACCTGTGGCCCGTCGAGGATGGCTCCCGCTCTGCCTTTGCACAGGTTATTGCAGACCGCCAGAAAATTGTCTTTGACCAAGCCTCTGCCATTAGGAGCTCCACGGTGCCAGAAGTGAAGGACTACATGGGGATCGTGGAGAGGAACCTGCAACATTTTAAgcctgttttccagcagcttgAGAAGGAGATCCTGTCTCGTGTACGCAACACAGCCAGCTTTAGGAAGACTGCTGAGCGTCTGCTGAGGTTTTCAGATAAGAGACAGACAGAGGAGGCCATTGACAGGATATTTGCAATctcacagaggcagcagcagcaacagcgtggcagagcaaagaaaaacagaaaggtAGCCAAAGGCTACAAATTTGTTGATGCCGTTCCTGACATTTTTGCACAAATTGAggtaaatgaaagaaaagtgcGACAAAAGGCACAGACTCAAGCACAAAAAGAGTTGCCTGTAGACGAAGACGAAGAAATGAAAGATCTTCTGGATTTTGCAGATATCACTTATGTGAAGCACAAAACTGGGGGGTCGGTGAAAGGCCGATCAGGGCTGGCACAGATGGTGGCGACTGCTCGAAGTGCCCCATCAATATCAGCTTCTTATACTCGCCTCTTTCTAATTCTCAACATTGctattttttttgtcatgttaGCAATGCAGCTCACGTATTTCCAGATGGCCAAGAGACTGCATGGCCAAAGATGTCTGTATGCAATACTTTTAGTAGACAGCTGTATATTATTGTGGCTGTATTCTTCCTGTTCTCAGTCACAATGTTAG